A genome region from Streptomyces antimycoticus includes the following:
- a CDS encoding FAD-dependent oxidoreductase, protein MERTTCCVVGGGPAGMVLGLLLARAGVEVTVLEKHGDFLRDFRGDTVHPSTLRLLDDLGLADRFAALPQRHVRSIRLPIGRDGDLFTVGEISSLPGKYNYVAMVPQWDLLDLLANEAKREPTFQLRMNTEVTSFLMECGRVTGVRYRDRVAGSTGELRATLTVACDGRGSLARALPELGLREFPCPMDVWWFRLPREERDPQGLVGNAGDRYLTAMIDRGDYWQCAALIPKGADDAWRAQGLDQFLASFAEATPWIRHGVADREPRPRSWDEVKLLDVRMDRLRRWHRPGLLCIGDAAHAMSPVFGIGINLAVEDAVAAARHLAEPLRKGTVGLADVRAVQRRRWPTAAGTQLLQRIAHTRVIEPLLQGRSPGIAGQPLRLAQVLTKAPWLKRGPAYFLAYGAGRERPPAASLRRSG, encoded by the coding sequence ATGGAGCGGACCACATGCTGTGTGGTGGGCGGCGGGCCCGCCGGGATGGTCCTCGGACTGCTGCTGGCCCGGGCCGGGGTGGAGGTCACCGTCCTGGAGAAACACGGGGACTTCCTGCGTGACTTCCGCGGCGACACGGTCCATCCCAGCACGCTGCGGCTCCTGGACGACCTGGGCCTCGCCGACCGGTTCGCGGCGCTGCCGCAGCGGCATGTGCGCTCCATCCGGCTGCCCATCGGACGGGACGGCGATCTGTTCACGGTCGGCGAGATCAGCTCGCTGCCGGGGAAGTACAACTACGTCGCGATGGTGCCGCAGTGGGATCTGCTCGATCTGCTGGCGAACGAGGCCAAGCGGGAGCCCACCTTCCAACTGCGCATGAACACCGAGGTGACCTCCTTCCTCATGGAGTGCGGACGGGTCACCGGAGTGCGCTACCGCGACCGCGTCGCCGGCTCCACCGGCGAGCTGCGCGCCACCCTCACCGTGGCCTGCGACGGCCGGGGGTCGCTCGCCCGCGCCCTGCCCGAGCTGGGGCTGCGGGAATTCCCCTGTCCGATGGACGTCTGGTGGTTCCGGCTGCCACGCGAGGAGCGCGACCCGCAGGGGCTGGTGGGCAACGCCGGTGACCGCTATCTCACGGCCATGATCGACCGCGGGGACTACTGGCAGTGCGCCGCCCTGATCCCCAAGGGCGCCGACGACGCCTGGCGCGCCCAGGGCCTCGACCAGTTCCTCGCCTCGTTCGCCGAGGCCACGCCATGGATACGGCACGGCGTGGCCGACCGCGAACCCCGCCCGCGGTCCTGGGACGAGGTCAAGCTGCTGGACGTCCGGATGGACCGGCTCCGCCGCTGGCACCGCCCCGGACTGCTGTGCATCGGGGACGCGGCTCACGCGATGTCGCCCGTGTTCGGGATCGGCATCAACCTCGCCGTCGAGGATGCCGTCGCCGCCGCCCGCCATCTGGCCGAGCCGCTGCGGAAGGGCACCGTGGGCCTCGCCGATGTACGCGCCGTCCAGCGCCGCCGGTGGCCGACCGCCGCCGGGACGCAGCTACTGCAGCGGATCGCCCACACACGGGTCATCGAGCCGCTGCTGCAGGGGCGTTCACCGGGCATCGCGGGTCAGCCGTTGCGGCTGGCCCAGGTGCTCACCAAGGCGCCCTGGTTGAAGCGGGGGCCCGCGTACTTCCTCGCCTACGGCGCCGGCCGTGAGCGGCCGCCGGCCGCCTCGCTGCGCCGTTCCGGATGA
- a CDS encoding amino acid permease, whose amino-acid sequence MSTAWSSSGPAPQRDDEQRLRELGYQPVLARRMGGFGNFAISFSVISILSGCMTLYGFGLDTGGPAVMMWGWAGVGLFVLCVGLALAEVTSAYPTSGALYYMADRLGGRTWGWYTGWLNLLGLLGAIAGIDYGAALFTGALFNLQWGFDPTPESTMVIFVCILLVHAALNLFGVRLVSVLNSVSVWWHLAGVAIIVGALAIVPSHHQSPEFVFTDFVNDTGWSNPLYVGAIGLLLAQYTFSGYDASAHLSEETSNASVFAARGIVRAIWVSWVAGFVLLAGLTFAIQDYAGTQKSATGVPPAQILIDALGTSGATAMLLIVIVAQLFCGNAEVAAASRMVFAFSRDGALPGSRLWQRVSSRTQTPVHAVWLSVAVACVLALPSLYSETAYGAVTAINVIGITPAYAIPIFLRLRAGDRFQRGPWHLGRWSKPVGWIAVVWVAVVTVLFCLPQSSPVTADSMNYASIALAVVLLLATIWWFVARRSYNTPSAYGTAREQAEIAEGIV is encoded by the coding sequence ATGTCCACGGCATGGTCGAGTTCGGGTCCCGCTCCCCAACGGGATGACGAACAGCGGCTGCGTGAGCTCGGCTATCAACCCGTACTGGCCCGCCGCATGGGCGGGTTCGGCAATTTCGCCATCAGTTTCTCGGTCATCTCCATTCTCTCCGGCTGCATGACGCTGTACGGCTTCGGGCTGGACACCGGAGGCCCCGCGGTCATGATGTGGGGCTGGGCCGGAGTGGGGCTCTTCGTCCTGTGCGTCGGGCTCGCCCTCGCCGAGGTGACCAGCGCGTATCCCACCTCGGGAGCGCTGTACTACATGGCCGACCGGCTGGGCGGACGGACCTGGGGCTGGTACACCGGCTGGCTCAATCTGCTGGGGCTGCTCGGGGCGATCGCCGGAATCGACTACGGCGCCGCCCTGTTCACCGGCGCGCTCTTCAACCTCCAGTGGGGATTCGATCCCACACCGGAATCGACCATGGTCATCTTCGTCTGCATTCTGCTGGTGCACGCGGCGCTGAATCTGTTCGGGGTGCGGCTGGTCAGCGTGCTCAACTCGGTCAGTGTGTGGTGGCATCTGGCCGGCGTCGCCATCATCGTCGGCGCGCTGGCCATCGTGCCCTCCCACCACCAGTCGCCCGAGTTCGTCTTCACCGACTTCGTCAATGACACCGGCTGGTCGAATCCGCTGTACGTGGGCGCGATCGGACTGCTGCTCGCCCAGTACACCTTCTCCGGCTACGACGCCTCCGCGCATCTGTCCGAGGAGACCTCCAACGCCTCCGTCTTCGCCGCCCGGGGGATCGTCCGCGCCATCTGGGTGTCCTGGGTGGCCGGATTCGTGCTGCTGGCCGGGCTCACCTTCGCCATCCAGGACTACGCCGGTACGCAGAAGAGCGCCACCGGAGTGCCCCCGGCGCAGATCCTGATCGACGCCCTGGGGACGAGCGGTGCCACCGCGATGCTGCTCATCGTCATCGTGGCGCAGCTGTTCTGCGGGAACGCCGAGGTGGCGGCGGCCAGCCGGATGGTGTTCGCCTTCAGCCGGGACGGCGCGCTGCCCGGCTCACGGCTGTGGCAGCGGGTCAGCTCCCGCACCCAGACGCCGGTGCACGCGGTCTGGCTGTCGGTGGCGGTCGCGTGTGTGCTGGCCCTGCCGTCCCTGTACTCCGAGACGGCCTACGGCGCGGTGACCGCCATCAACGTCATCGGGATCACCCCCGCCTACGCCATCCCCATCTTCCTGCGGCTGCGCGCCGGGGACCGGTTCCAGCGGGGCCCGTGGCACCTGGGCCGCTGGAGCAAACCGGTGGGCTGGATCGCGGTGGTGTGGGTGGCCGTGGTGACGGTGCTGTTCTGTCTGCCGCAGTCCAGTCCGGTGACGGCCGACTCGATGAACTACGCCTCGATCGCCCTGGCCGTGGTGCTGCTGCTGGCCACGATCTGGTGGTTCGTGGCCCGCCGCTCGTACAACACGCCCTCCGCGTACGGCACGGCGCGCGAACAGGCGGAGATCGCCGAGGGCATCGTCTGA
- a CDS encoding RNA-binding S4 domain-containing protein: protein MASDEGSVRVDSWIWSVRLTKTRSMASSACRAGHVRVNGERVKPAHPVRPGDEVRLRHAGRDRVVVVSRIVRKRVGAPVAAECFVDNSPPPPPREHAVPIGLRDRGAGRPTKRDRREMERLRGTPGDIG, encoded by the coding sequence ATGGCTTCAGACGAGGGGTCCGTACGGGTGGACAGCTGGATCTGGTCCGTGCGGCTGACCAAGACGCGCTCGATGGCGTCCTCGGCCTGCCGCGCGGGGCACGTCCGGGTCAACGGCGAGCGTGTCAAGCCCGCGCACCCGGTGCGGCCCGGTGACGAGGTGCGGCTGCGCCATGCGGGGCGCGACCGGGTCGTGGTCGTCTCGCGCATCGTGCGCAAGCGGGTCGGCGCGCCGGTGGCCGCGGAGTGTTTCGTCGACAACAGCCCGCCTCCGCCGCCGCGCGAGCACGCGGTGCCGATCGGGCTGCGCGACCGCGGGGCGGGCCGCCCCACCAAGCGCGACCGGCGCGAGATGGAGCGGCTGCGCGGTACGCCCGGCGACATCGGCTGA
- a CDS encoding NAD(P)/FAD-dependent oxidoreductase, translating into MTVTTTGDLPGEVYDVAIIGAGVVGTAIARELARHRLRIALVEASDDVGNGTSKANTAIVHTGFDATPGTLEARLVREGYQRLTAYAAETGIPLEPLGALLVAWDAEQLAALPSLAEKAVRNGYDETSILDADAVYAREPHLGPGALGALEVPGESIICPWTTTLAYATQAVRAGVALHLNCPAGAVTTGEDHHEIATPRGVLRTRHLVNAAGLYSDEINRRLGHEEFTVTPRRGQLIVFDKFARGLVDHILLPVPTALGKGVLVAPTVYGNVMLGPTAEDLGDKTATGSSADGLASLREKGARIMPELLAEEVTAVYAGLRAATEHGDYQIHADPGRRYVAVGGIRSTGLTASMAIAAHVAELLTDCGLDPGPEREIEPVRMPTIGEAFPRPYQRADLIATDPAYGTVVCHCERVTRGEIRDALTATVPPGSLDGLRRRTRALGGRCQGFFCGAAVRAQFDAATAAQDRTEARR; encoded by the coding sequence ATGACCGTTACGACCACGGGTGACCTTCCCGGCGAGGTCTACGACGTGGCCATCATCGGCGCCGGGGTGGTCGGCACCGCCATCGCCCGCGAGCTGGCCCGCCACCGGCTGCGGATCGCCCTCGTCGAGGCGTCCGACGACGTCGGGAACGGCACTTCCAAGGCCAACACCGCGATTGTGCACACCGGTTTCGACGCCACCCCGGGCACTCTGGAGGCCCGCCTGGTGCGCGAGGGCTACCAGCGGCTGACCGCCTACGCCGCCGAGACCGGCATCCCGCTCGAGCCGCTCGGCGCACTCCTCGTCGCCTGGGACGCCGAACAGCTCGCCGCACTGCCGTCCCTCGCCGAGAAGGCCGTGCGCAACGGATACGACGAGACGAGCATCCTCGACGCGGACGCGGTCTACGCCCGCGAACCTCATCTGGGACCCGGCGCCCTCGGCGCGCTCGAAGTCCCCGGCGAGAGCATCATCTGCCCCTGGACGACGACGCTCGCCTACGCCACCCAGGCGGTGCGCGCGGGCGTCGCCCTGCATCTGAACTGCCCGGCCGGAGCCGTCACCACCGGCGAGGACCACCACGAGATCGCCACCCCGCGCGGGGTGCTGCGCACCCGTCACCTCGTCAACGCCGCTGGGCTGTACTCGGACGAGATCAACCGGCGGCTGGGCCACGAGGAGTTCACCGTGACCCCGCGCCGCGGCCAGCTGATCGTCTTCGACAAGTTCGCCCGCGGCCTGGTGGACCACATCCTGCTGCCGGTGCCCACCGCGCTCGGCAAGGGCGTGCTGGTGGCGCCGACCGTGTACGGCAATGTGATGCTCGGCCCCACCGCCGAGGACCTCGGCGACAAGACCGCCACCGGATCGTCGGCGGACGGACTGGCCTCGCTCCGGGAGAAGGGCGCGCGGATCATGCCGGAGCTGCTGGCGGAGGAGGTCACCGCGGTCTATGCCGGGCTGCGCGCCGCCACCGAGCACGGCGACTACCAGATCCACGCCGACCCCGGCCGGCGGTATGTCGCCGTGGGCGGCATCCGGTCCACCGGACTCACCGCCTCGATGGCGATCGCCGCGCATGTGGCGGAGCTCCTCACCGACTGCGGTCTCGACCCCGGGCCCGAGCGGGAGATCGAGCCGGTGCGGATGCCCACCATCGGCGAGGCGTTCCCGCGCCCCTACCAGCGCGCCGATCTCATCGCCACCGACCCCGCGTACGGCACCGTGGTCTGCCACTGCGAACGCGTCACCCGGGGCGAGATCCGCGATGCACTGACCGCCACCGTGCCCCCGGGCTCGCTGGACGGCCTCCGGCGCCGCACCCGGGCCCTCGGCGGGCGCTGCCAGGGATTCTTCTGCGGCGCCGCGGTGCGCGCCCAGTTCGACGCGGCCACCGCGGCCCAGGACCGGACGGAGGCCCGGCGATGA
- a CDS encoding NAD(P)/FAD-dependent oxidoreductase, with protein MTPTDRTHRTVDALVIGAGPAGLALAARLAAAGVDRVEVLDREQYAGGIPRHCHHTGFGLRDLRRLMTGPDYARHHIAAAIRAGAVLRTSVTATGWAAPRTVDITSPTGLERITATAVVLATGARERPRSARLVPGTRPAGVLTTGQLQQAVHLHHQHVGRRAVIVGAERVGYSAVATLHRAGAEVAAMVTDQPRHQTHPARHLGTRLRYGFPLVTDATVAELTGQGRLESVRLRHRDGRTADVACDTVVFTGDWIPDHELARSAGIALDPGTRGPAADAEFRTGEPGVFAVGNLLHPVETADIAALDGRLAAGPVLRHLAGRPWTPGALPVRVEAPLLWVSPNRIAPDGPRPPRGRFTLRTTRFLTRPVLTVAQDGRTLHRGRLPRTVAPGRPFHMPADWIARADAHGGPVRITAD; from the coding sequence ATGACCCCCACCGACCGTACCCACCGCACCGTCGACGCGCTGGTCATCGGGGCCGGACCGGCCGGACTCGCGCTCGCCGCGCGGCTGGCCGCCGCCGGAGTGGACCGGGTCGAGGTCCTCGACCGCGAACAGTACGCGGGCGGCATTCCCCGCCACTGCCACCACACCGGATTCGGACTGCGCGATCTGCGCCGGCTGATGACCGGCCCCGACTACGCCCGCCACCACATCGCCGCCGCCATCCGCGCCGGAGCGGTGCTGCGCACCTCGGTCACGGCCACCGGCTGGGCGGCGCCGAGGACCGTGGACATCACCAGCCCGACGGGCCTGGAGCGGATCACCGCGACGGCCGTCGTCCTGGCCACCGGTGCCCGGGAACGCCCGCGCAGCGCCCGGTTGGTGCCCGGCACCCGGCCGGCGGGTGTCCTCACCACCGGACAGTTGCAGCAGGCCGTCCATCTGCACCATCAGCACGTCGGCCGACGTGCCGTCATCGTCGGCGCGGAACGCGTCGGCTATTCCGCGGTGGCCACCCTGCACCGGGCCGGGGCCGAGGTCGCCGCCATGGTCACCGACCAGCCCCGCCACCAGACCCATCCGGCACGCCACCTCGGCACCCGGCTGCGCTATGGCTTTCCGCTGGTCACCGACGCCACCGTGGCCGAACTGACAGGCCAGGGGCGGCTGGAGAGCGTGCGGCTGCGGCACCGGGACGGCAGGACGGCGGACGTCGCCTGCGACACCGTGGTGTTCACCGGCGACTGGATCCCCGACCACGAACTGGCCAGAAGCGCCGGGATCGCCCTCGACCCCGGCACCCGCGGCCCCGCGGCCGACGCCGAGTTCCGTACCGGCGAACCCGGGGTCTTCGCCGTGGGCAATCTGCTGCACCCCGTCGAGACCGCCGATATCGCCGCCCTCGACGGCCGGTTGGCCGCCGGGCCCGTGCTGCGCCATCTCGCCGGCCGGCCGTGGACTCCGGGGGCGCTGCCCGTGCGGGTCGAGGCGCCGCTGCTGTGGGTCTCACCCAACCGGATCGCCCCGGACGGGCCCCGCCCGCCGCGCGGCCGTTTCACCCTGCGCACCACGCGGTTCCTGACCCGGCCGGTGCTCACCGTCGCCCAGGACGGCCGGACGCTGCACCGCGGGCGCCTTCCCCGCACGGTGGCGCCGGGCCGGCCGTTCCACATGCCCGCCGACTGGATCGCCCGGGCCGACGCACACGGCGGCCCCGTACGGATCACGGCGGACTGA
- a CDS encoding FGGY family carbohydrate kinase — MLPAERRHRTPADPATGPVLAVDQGTSGTKALVLCPERGVIGSAEVSVRPRYLPGGLVEVDPAALLTSVLEAGRQALAAAGEPVVAVGLANQGETVLAWDPVTGDPLTDALVWQDRRARTVCEQLAPHAETLRELTGLPLDPYFAAPKMAWIRRHLTDEGVVTTSDAWLIHRLTGAFVTDAATAGRTGLLDLDRVVWSPKALDLYGLTAERLPRVVDAAGPVGTTTAFGGEVPLTGLLVDQQAALLAQRVTEPGTAKCTYGTGAFLLAQTGDRPRRGPHGLVSCVAWRLGGRTSYCLDGQVYTAASAVRWLSDLGVIQGPQDLDPVGRTVPDTGGVTFVPALAGLAAPWWRGDLKGSLTGLGLDTTAGHLVRALCEGIAAQVVEIAEAAASDLGAPLTVLRVDGGLTRSALLMQTQADLLQRPVEVSALPDVTALGVGAAARLGLDPDLTVEEAVPAWEPAAVYEPRISAERAAERLAGFRSAVAALLDRAPTAAAHD; from the coding sequence ATGCTGCCTGCAGAGCGTCGCCACCGCACCCCGGCCGACCCCGCGACCGGCCCGGTCCTCGCCGTCGACCAAGGCACCTCGGGCACCAAGGCGTTGGTGCTGTGTCCCGAGCGCGGGGTGATCGGCTCCGCCGAGGTCTCCGTGCGCCCCCGCTATCTGCCCGGCGGACTGGTCGAGGTCGATCCGGCCGCGTTGCTCACCTCGGTCCTCGAGGCCGGACGCCAGGCTCTGGCCGCCGCGGGGGAGCCGGTCGTGGCGGTCGGACTGGCCAACCAGGGCGAGACCGTGCTGGCCTGGGACCCCGTCACCGGAGACCCGCTGACCGACGCGCTGGTCTGGCAGGACCGCCGGGCGCGGACGGTGTGCGAACAACTCGCGCCGCACGCCGAGACCCTGCGCGAACTCACCGGACTGCCGCTCGATCCGTACTTCGCGGCGCCCAAGATGGCGTGGATCCGGCGCCATCTGACCGACGAGGGCGTGGTCACCACCAGCGACGCCTGGCTGATCCACCGGCTCACCGGCGCGTTTGTCACCGACGCCGCCACCGCGGGGCGCACCGGGCTGCTCGACCTCGACCGGGTCGTCTGGTCCCCGAAGGCGCTGGACCTCTACGGGCTGACCGCCGAACGGCTGCCGCGCGTCGTCGACGCCGCCGGGCCCGTCGGCACCACCACGGCCTTCGGCGGCGAGGTCCCGCTCACCGGGCTCCTCGTCGACCAGCAGGCCGCCCTGCTGGCGCAGCGGGTGACCGAGCCGGGCACCGCCAAGTGCACCTACGGCACCGGCGCCTTCCTCCTCGCCCAGACCGGGGACCGGCCCCGGCGCGGCCCCCATGGCCTGGTCTCCTGCGTGGCCTGGCGGCTCGGCGGGCGCACCAGCTACTGCCTGGACGGCCAGGTGTACACCGCCGCCTCCGCGGTGCGCTGGCTCAGCGACCTGGGGGTGATCCAAGGGCCCCAGGACCTGGACCCGGTCGGCCGGACCGTGCCCGACACCGGGGGCGTCACCTTCGTACCGGCGCTCGCCGGACTCGCGGCGCCGTGGTGGCGCGGCGACCTCAAGGGCTCGCTGACCGGGCTCGGCCTCGACACCACCGCCGGGCATCTGGTGCGCGCCCTGTGCGAGGGCATCGCCGCCCAGGTGGTGGAGATCGCCGAGGCGGCCGCCTCCGACCTGGGCGCGCCGCTGACCGTCCTGCGGGTCGACGGGGGGCTGACCCGCTCGGCGTTGCTGATGCAGACCCAGGCCGATCTGCTGCAGCGGCCGGTGGAGGTGTCGGCACTGCCGGATGTCACGGCGCTGGGCGTGGGCGCCGCCGCGCGGCTGGGGCTCGACCCGGACCTGACGGTCGAGGAGGCGGTCCCGGCGTGGGAGCCCGCCGCCGTCTACGAACCGCGGATCAGTGCGGAGCGGGCCGCAGAGCGCCTGGCCGGTTTCCGCTCGGCCGTGGCCGCGCTGCTGGACCGGGCGCCGACGGCCGCCGCCCACGACTGA